Proteins encoded by one window of Drosophila melanogaster chromosome X:
- the CG32651 gene encoding uncharacterized protein — translation MNCVLCRKPTVTPFSTLQKFRVCVCLQEHYQCLKCDKRQGFQCGLCGRATFVIFVQMKFVYDEMYGLKMKAENLAETRNNGGNDSDSTFETPGQRNTRKYWTAIARGRSRSHLSARKSTCLYRKRSCSMECTKGCQQQQQHVHRFEDKTTKKVKGTVASPRIDTKKICVEESERLLKKQGNQNLNSFTIEEQRLLIASALMQSSRAAPRKKKNNETYACDSNSNEVEVKPRKKAEVHDRHNSPSPVLPSCCKYNPNMAFEKDVYEKINSACCCTKMRELKKHIHKPQVTNLDAYAIEGMRLQMGAPYKIKKSVDPFDKEFATKDIRFYTKEERSARLEYVNEKYKFDDPQEKYLVFGCQFVTNRRHMEWLSSEPKEKYVCSGIPLVRRVLYCCSNSMERHCELIELPYDFEESRFSRNALSFPFICLKKSQLLAKCPDQNCQESLFMYNISFHLTIKHNNWLVKHLELNTPYTFQLDLNVTNESVKCHAVIQLQNVLLEYSKYGSNLSLTIMSRHVQLSEILGNCQTDQRLTLVWAATSLAKTFPIMVSLTLWSTGGDVPKSTISYTGKPFDIKKSIRPYHLIKSGRVLMLTANQVNALTQKGKEKVGITFIARMANI, via the coding sequence ATGAACTGTGTGCTTTGCCGTAAGCCCACTGTAACGCCGTTTTCAACGTTGCAAAAATTTCGCGTCTGTGTTTGCCTGCAGGAGCACTATCAATGTTTGAAATGCGATAAACGACAGGGGTTTCAATGTGGCTTGTGCGGTCGTGCAACCTTCGTGATCTTCGTTCAAATGAAATTCGTCTACGATGAAATGTACGGATTAAAAATGAAAGCCGAAAATCTTGCTGAGACTCGAAATAATGGTGGCAATGATAGTGATAGTACTTTCGAGACCCCCGGGCAGCGTAATACCCGAAAATATTGGACCGCCATTGCAAGGGGTCGATCTCGTTCGCATCTTTCAGCTAGGAAGTCCACTTGTTTATACAGAAAGAGAAGTTGTTCCATGGAATGTACAAAGGGttgtcagcagcagcagcagcatgttCATCGTTTCGAAGACAAGACCACCAAGAAAGTAAAGGGCACAGTGGCCAGTCCACGGATTGATACAAAAAAGATTTGCGTCGAGGAATCAGAACGGCTATTGAAAAAACAgggaaatcaaaatttaaattcgtttACTATTGAGGAGCAGCGATTACTTATCGCTTCTGCTTTAATGCAAAGTTCAAGAGCTGCACctagaaaaaagaaaaataatgaaacatATGCTTGtgattcaaattcaaatgaagTTGAAGTTAAACCAAGAAAAAAAGCAGAAGTTCATGATCGCCATAATTCTCCATCTCCAGTATTACCAtcatgttgcaaatacaatccTAATATGGCTTTTGAGAAAGACGTATATGAGAAGATCAATTCGGCATGTTGTTGTACCAAGATGCGGGAATTAAAAAAGCACATTCATAAGCCACAAGTTACAAATCTGGACGCCTATGCCATTGAAGGGATGCGTTTGCAAATGGGTGCTCCctataaaataaagaagtcCGTAGATCCTTTTGATAAAGAATTTGCAACTAAGGATATACGATTTTATACCAAGGAAGAAAGGAGTGCACGACTTGAATATgttaatgaaaaatataagTTCGATGATCCACAGGAGAAATATTTAGTATTTGGATGTCAGTTTGTGACCAACCGACGACATATGGAGTGGCTGTCATCAGAACCTAAAGAAAAATATGTCTGCAGTGGTATACCCCTAGTTCGGCGAGTTCTATATTGTTGCTCAAATTCCATGGAACGTCATTGTGAACTAATCGAACTTCCATATGATTTTGAAGAAAGTCGTTTTTCCAGAAATGCTTTgtcatttccatttatttgcttaaaaAAGTCACAATTACTAGCCAAGTGTCCGGATCAAAATTGTCAAGAATCTCTCTTTATGTACAACATATCCTTTCATCTGACTATTAAACACAATAATTGGCTAGTGAAACATTTGGAATTAAATACCCCATATACTTTTCAATTGGATTTGAACGTTACAAACGAGAGCGTAAAATGTCATGCTGTAATACAATTGCAAAATGTGCTTTTGGAATATTCCAAGTATGGATCTAACCTATCCTTAACCATAATGAGTAGGCATGTGCAACTGAGTGAAATTCTGGGAAACTGCCAAACGGATCAGCGATTAACATTAGTTTGGGCAGCAACTTCACTGGCCAAAACATTTCCCATAATGGTAAGCTTGACCTTGTGGTCAACGGGTGGCGATGTCCCCAAAAGTACGATATCCTATACCGGAAAACCATTTGATATTAAGAAGTCCATTCGACCCTATCATTTGATCAAAAGTGGTAGGGTCCTTATGCTAACGGCCAATCAAGTTAATGCACTTACTCAAAAAGGCAAGGAAAAGGTGGGCATTACGTTTATCGCCAGGATGGCAAATATATAA
- the CG2574 gene encoding uncharacterized protein: MSSDQVNSQTEMETEARARAEVEVEVEPEVLSRASVASSVEETAPSTSHSASGKSTEAPLTGCVVRIKSELQDIRKNPPPNCTADLHHGDLLHWTAGVNGPVGSVYEGGHFRLDIRFPASYPFRAPRIRFTTRIYHCNVDSRGAICLDVLGERWSPVMNVAKVLLSIYVLMSECNPDDPLVMCIADQYKTNRREHDKIARHWTKLFAMTKAQDKNREKDADQGNEQNQEENPMPGQQGN, encoded by the exons ATGTCCAGCGATCAGGTGAATTCCCaaacggaaatggaaacgGAAGCGCGAGCGCGAGCGGAGGTGGAAGTGGAGGTCGAACCAGAAGTGCTCTCGAGAGCCAGTGTGGCCAGCTCCGTAGAAGAGACGGCACCCAGCACCAGTCACAGTGCATCGGGAAAATCCACCGAGGCACCACTTACTGGTTGTGTGGTGCGAATTAAGAGCGAACTGCAGGACATTCGGAAAAATCCGCCACCGAATTGCACCGCCGATTTGCATCACGGGGATCTTCTTCACTGGACGGCAGGTGTGAACGGGCCAGTTGGCTCCGTATACGAAGGCGGTCACTTCCGGCTGGATATACGATTTCCGGCCAGCTATCCATTCCGGGCGCCACGCATTCGGTTCACCACCCGAATATACCACTGCAACGTGGACAGTCGCGGCGCCATTTGCCTGGATGTCCTCGGCGAACGATGGTCCCCAGTGATGAATGTGGCCAAG GTTCTACTTTCCATTTACGTGCTGATGAGTGAGTGCAATCCAGATGATCCGCTAGTCATGTGCATTGCCGATCAGTACAAAACCAATCGCAGGGAGCACGACAAAATTGCTAGACACTGGACCAAGCTGTTTGCGATGACCAAGGCGCAGGATAAGAACAGAGAAAAGGATGCGGATCAGGGTAATGAGCAAAATCAGGAAGAAAATCCAATGCCAGGTCAGCAAGGAAATTAA